The nucleotide sequence GAGGTTGCCGGCGAAGAACCCCGCCAGGTAGGTGAGCGGCGCCCAGAGACGCAGGCCGGCGCCCTCGCCCGCGCCCACCCCGCCGAAGAGCAGCAGCACGAACAAGGCGGTCGCCAGGCTGCGGGCGGTCCGGGCCGCGGCCGCCCAGGCGGGACGGCCGAGGCCGAGCACGACCCAGTCGGCCATCAGCGCCTGCGGCAGGACGCCGGCGAGGTAGAGCCAGAGCAGACGGGGATCCTGCCGCGGGGCCCCGAACCACGGCAGCAGGGCGCAAGCCGGCAGGACGAGGACCAGCGCCAGCAGCAGCAGCAGGCCGGTCCGCCGGGCGACGAGGTCGCGGGCGCTGTCGTGGTCCAGGGGAGCTAGCCGCGCGAGGTCACGCACGCCGAGGGTGAACAGACCGGCTTCGGCCGCGAGCAGAACGTAGGCGGACACGGCGGCCGCCACCTGCACGACGCCGAACCAGTGGCCGCCGAGGGCGCGGGCGACCAGGACCAGGGCCGCCAGGTTCAGCAGCTGGGCCGCCCCCTGGCCGGCCGCCAGCACGCCCAGGTCGCGCCAGAGGCCGGCGCCGCGGGTCACGGCCGCGCGGACGGGTTCCGCAGGATCTCGTCGCGGTGGCGCGACAGGTAGTCCCAGCCGACGGCCAGCGACAGGCCGCCCAGCAGCCCGGCGGCGGTCAACAGGCCCAGCACGCGCAGCTTGCGCGGGCGCACGGGCCGCTCGGTGACCATGATGGTGCCGATCTGCTCCAGCGGCGTCAGCACCTCCAGCCGCGACTGGAAGACGCGCACGTCGTCGGCGATCTTCACCAGTTCCTGCTCGAGGGCCCGGTCGCGGTTGATCTCCATCTCCTTGATCTCGGACTCGAGCAGGGCCGCCTTCTTGCGCAGGGAGTAGGACTCCTCCAGCAGCATCTGGCGCCGCTTGAGGTCCTCCACCCGGTTGGCGGAGCGCAGGTCGAGGGCCTCGAGGCGGTCCTCGTACACGGAGGACTCGGCCTCCATGGTGCTCAGCAGGAGCCGTCCCGCGAGCGAGGTCCGGTCCTGGACGAAGTCGGGCAGCCAGGGCGCCTCGGTGCCGGGCGGGAGCGCCTCGACCAGCAGCGTGTCGCGGCTCTCGGTGTGGCGCTCCTTCTCCTTCATGCGCTCGAGGTAGTAGGACATCTCCTGCAGCCCGCTCTCCATGACGTCGATGCGGGCGTCGAGGCTGGCGGCCTTGTCCTGGCGCAGTTCGGCCTCGACCAGGAACTCCTGGATCCGCAGCTCGAGCTTCTTCTGCTCCATCGCCACGCCCTCGAGCTCCTGCCGCTTGCGGTCGATCATCAGGTTCAGCAGGTCGCGCTTGATGGCGATGTCGGCGCGGTCGTTCTGCAGCTTGTCGATCTCGTTCTGCAGGCTCTTGCGGGTCAGCGACAGGCTGTTGCCCACGGAGTTGATCTCGGCGTACTCGTTGAAGATGGCGATCGACGTCTCGAGGATCGCGCTCGCCTGCTGCCGCGACGGGCTCAGCGTGATCAGGGTCACCACGTCGCCGCCCTGGGAGCCGACGCCGCGCGGGATGAAGTCGGCCATGATGTCGGGGCGGTACGAGCGCTCGGGCAGGCCGAGCTTCGCCTTGACGCCCGACCCGTACATGCCGCGGCTGTACCAGCGCACGATGTCCTTGAGCTGCCAGCCGCGTTCCGGCTGCCAGGCGGCCGTGTAGTTGGTGATGCCGGGGCGCACGGTGGCCGACGCCTGGTACAGCGGCTTGGTGACCACCAGGTAGAGCAGGGCGGCGGCCAGGCCGGCGGCGGTCACCGCCAGCACCAGCCAGCGCCGGTGCCAGATCACGCCGAGCAGGCTCGCCAGGGAGAAGACGCCGGCCTCGGGCTCGGCGCGTCGGTGCAGGGTCGGGTCGTCGTGGGACAAGGCGCACTCCTCGCGCGTCGGCCGCGCCGCTTCCATGCCTGGTTCAGGGCTTCAGCAGGCGGGCCAGGGCCTCCGCCGACGCCGACGCCACGTTCGCGTGCAGGGACTTGCCGTGGGCGTCCATCGTCACCACGGCCGGGAACTTCGCGACCCGGAACTCCCAGATCGCCTCCGGCGAGCCGAACTCCTCCATCAGGTGCACGCCCTCGACGGCCGTGACGCAGTCGGCCAGCACCTGGGCGGCGCCGCCGATCGCGTGCAGGTAGCAGGCGCCCACCTTCTGGCAGGCGGCCAGCGTCTTGGGGCCCATGCCGCCCTTGCCGATGACGCCGCGCAGCCCGTACTGCTCCATCAGCGGGCCCTGGAAGGGTTCCTCGCGGATCGAGGTCGTCGGGCCCGCGGCCTTCACGACCCAGCGGCCGCCCTCCTTCACCACCACGGGGCCGCAGTGGTAGATGATGGCGTCGCGCAGGTCGACGGGCGGCTTGCCGCCCTCGTGCAGGTACTTGTGGACCGCGTCGCGGCCGGTGTAGACCACGCCCGTGATCTCCACCAGGTCGCCCACCTTCAGGGCGCGCATCTTCTCTTCGGTGAACGGAGCTTCCAGCAGCATGGCGTTCCTTTCGGCGGCTAGTCGTACAACCATTTGGCGATCCTGCCCGCGGCCGACAGCTGGAAGCCGTCGCGCCGGTACGCCCAGCACATGTAGGAGACCGAAACGAAGAACGAGGCCGGCACGCGGTTACGCGCGGTGATCTTGACGCCGAGCAGGGTCGTGGCGCCGCCGAAGCCCATCGGGCCGATGCCCAGGGTGTTCGCCTCGTCCAGCAGGCGGCGCTCCAGCTTCGCCAGCACGGGGTCCTCGTGGTCGTCGTCCAGGGGGCGCAGCAGCGCCTCCTTGGAGGCCACGTAGCCGGTGGCGCGGTCGCCGCCGATGCAGACGCCCAGCACGCCGGGCCCGCAGCCCTTGCCCTGGGCCTTGTTGACGGCGTCCAGCACGCAGCGGCGCACGCCCTCGAGGTCGCGGCCGGCGCCGAGGCCCGTGTCGGGCAGGCTGTACTGCGCGCCCACGTTCTCGCAGCCGCCGCCCTTGAGCATCAGCCTGGCCGTGAGCGCCTTGGCCGTCGTCTCGTGGAAATGGATGACCGGGCTGCCGGGGCCGAGGTTGTTGCCCGAGTTGCGTCCCGTGATGGAGTCGACGGAGTTCTGCCGCAGGTAGCCGACGCGCGTCGCCTCGTCCACGGCCTTCTCGAAGGCGGCGCGGAAGGCGCGCTCGCTCACCCATTCGGGGCGCGCCACGTCGCAGATGATCGTGCCGGTGTCCTGGCAGAGGGGTTGCGACTTGCCCGCCGCGAGCTTGATGTTGTCGCGGATGACCCCGAACGCGTACTTGGCGTTCGTGCCGGGCTTCTCGCGGCGCCAGCCCTTGTCCACCGCACGGATGACGTCGGGGGGCAGCTCGCAGGAGGTGCGCCTGATCAGTTCCAGCAGCCGCGCCTGCAGCATCTTGGCGTCCATGGGATCTCCTTTTCGGCTGGATGGCGCCGCGCGGGCCGACCCGGAGGCGCTGCCGGGAGTCTAACCCCGGCCCCGGCCGGCGTCAAAGGACGGATCGCCGCCGACCGTGACATTTTCGACCGTGACATTTTCGAGCGTGACATTTTCGGGCCGTTGCGGGCGGCGGCGCCGGGTGCTACGGTGCCCGTCCCCACAGGAAGGATCGACCATGCGCCACCTGCTGCTCGGCGCCGGCCTGCAGGGCCGCGCCATCGCCTGGGACCTGCTGCGCCACGCCGCGGGCGTGACGGGCCTGACCGTCGTGGACCTCGACCGCGACGCGCTGGCCTCGCTGGCGGATTGGCTCGACGACCCGCGGCTGCGGACCGTGGCCGGCGACGTCACCGACCCCGCGCTGCTCGCCCCGCTGCTCGACGAGGCGGCGGCCTGCACCAGCGCCGTGAACTACTGGTTCAACGACGACCTGACGGCCCTGGCGATCGCGCACCGCGCCCATTTCGTGGACCTCGGCGGCAACAACGACGTCGTCGCGGCCCAGCTCGCGCGCGACCCGCAGGCCCGCGCCGCGGGCGTGACGGTGGTGCCGGACTGCGGCCTGGCGCCGGGTCTGGCCGGCCTGCTCGGCCACCACCTGGCCGTCGGCCTGGACGCGTGCGACGCCCTGCGCCTGCGCGTCGGCGGCCTGCCGCTGCACCCCCGCCCGCCGCTGGACTACATGATCGTCTTCTCGGTGCAGGGGCTGATCAACGAGTACATCGAGCCCTGCCTGGTGCTGCGCGACGGCGAGGAGCGGACCGTGCCCGGCCTGTCGGAACTGGAGAGCCTCGAGTTCCCGCCGCCCTTCGGCCGGCTGGAGGCCTTCCAGACCAGCGGCGGCGCCTCGACCCTCACCCGCACCCTGCGCGGGCGCGTGCGCGACCTGGACTACAAGACGATCCGCTACCCGGGCCACCGCGACCGCATCCTGCCGCTGCACGAACTGGGTTTGACCTCTTCGCAGCCCCTGCGGCCGGTGGGAGCGGGCGGCGACGTGCGCCCGCGCGACGTGTTGGCCGCCTGCCTGGAGCTTGCCTGCCCCAAGAACGGCCCCGACGTCGTGCTGCTGCGCGTGGAGGCCGAGGGGACCGCCGGCGGCCGTCGCGTGCGCCGCACGCTGACGATCGTGGACCACGAGGACCCGGCGACCGGCCTGACGGCCATGATGAGGATGACCGGCTTCCCGGCGGCGATCGTCGCCGATCTGCTGGCCCACGGTGAGGCGGCGCCCGGCGCCCGGCCCCAGGAACTGGCCATCCCCGCCGAGCGCGTGCTGGCGGAGCTGGCCCGGCGCGGGATCCACGCCCCGCTGGTCGAGACGCCCCTGGACTGAATCCCGGTGCCGGCTCGTGAACGAAGAGGGAGCCACGCGGCTCCCTCTTCCCCATTCCGATCACCTGCGGTGCGGAAAGCTACTGTGCTGCAGGTCCCACGCCTTGCAATAGGTCGCGGTGCACCATGACGGTCAGCATCTTCAGCGCGACGTAGTCCGCGTCGAACATGTAGTAGCCCTCGTAGGCGCCCAGGCGAGAGCTGCGGTTGCTGTCCTTGATCAGGTACCAGTCGCGGCCGCCGAGGGTGGTCAGGCCCACGGCGTGGATCCCGTGGTCGTCGCCGGTCTGCCCGGAGACGATGCGGAACTCGCGGCTGCCCTGGTCGATCAGCTCGCCGGGGATGTCCCAGCTCGGCACGATCGCCGCGTCCATCATGCCGTCGACCCCGGGCTCGGAGTTGTCGCCGCCGAGGGCCACGGTGTAGCCCGCGCGCAGGGCCTTGTCGATCGTGGCGCGGAAGACGTCCAGCGGCAGGTTCAGGTAGTCGGCCTTGCGCCGCCAGTTGTCGCGCACGTCCAGCAGGCAGGGCTGGTGGAAGGCGACGCCCAGCTGCTCCATGCGCGACACGCAGGACACGTAGGCGCCGGGATCCAGGCGCAGGGCCTCCAGCAGGAACGAGCGCGGGCTGAAGGTGCGTCCCTGCCAGGAGAAGGTCTCCGGCGGGCGGCCCAGGTGCTTGTCGAGGATGGCGCGGGCGCCGTCCACGATGCGCTGTTCCTCCCAGACGCCGTTGTCCTCGGCCCATTTCAGCCAGGACTTCAGCTCGTCCATCAGCACGGTGTGGTCGTGGCGGCCGTCGGCGAACGGCACCCCGGTGTAGATCTCCCCGGGCACGGTCCCGTACTTGGCGTAGATGTCCAGGATGGCGTCGCCCTGCGAGCCCTCCTCCACCTCGCTGTGGCCGTACTCGCGCACCCAGCGGCGCACCTTCTCCACGTACTCCCAGTAGACCAGCCACAGTTCCGACAGCTTCACGTTGCGCTTGGTCAGCCGGATGACTTCCGACTCCATGAACGACGTGGCCGAGAAGGCCCAGCACGAGCCGGTGTTGTACTGCGCCACGGGCGGCAGGTGGGCCAGGCGGATTTTGAAGGCGTCGGGGCCGGCGGGGCGCTCGACGCCCGTCCAGTCCGGGCGCAGGGACACCGCGGCGTCCTGCTTCGCCTCCTCCTGCTCGGCGTACTTCGCGTCGACAGCAGCCTTC is from bacterium and encodes:
- a CDS encoding Wzz/FepE/Etk N-terminal domain-containing protein, producing MSHDDPTLHRRAEPEAGVFSLASLLGVIWHRRWLVLAVTAAGLAAALLYLVVTKPLYQASATVRPGITNYTAAWQPERGWQLKDIVRWYSRGMYGSGVKAKLGLPERSYRPDIMADFIPRGVGSQGGDVVTLITLSPSRQQASAILETSIAIFNEYAEINSVGNSLSLTRKSLQNEIDKLQNDRADIAIKRDLLNLMIDRKRQELEGVAMEQKKLELRIQEFLVEAELRQDKAASLDARIDVMESGLQEMSYYLERMKEKERHTESRDTLLVEALPPGTEAPWLPDFVQDRTSLAGRLLLSTMEAESSVYEDRLEALDLRSANRVEDLKRRQMLLEESYSLRKKAALLESEIKEMEINRDRALEQELVKIADDVRVFQSRLEVLTPLEQIGTIMVTERPVRPRKLRVLGLLTAAGLLGGLSLAVGWDYLSRHRDEILRNPSARP
- a CDS encoding C1 family peptidase, with amino-acid sequence MKRLPVIGLLVLCATAAAAQGPVYKAKYKFPVLDQIEARRDSLKALVADAKAAVDAKYAEQEEAKQDAAVSLRPDWTGVERPAGPDAFKIRLAHLPPVAQYNTGSCWAFSATSFMESEVIRLTKRNVKLSELWLVYWEYVEKVRRWVREYGHSEVEEGSQGDAILDIYAKYGTVPGEIYTGVPFADGRHDHTVLMDELKSWLKWAEDNGVWEEQRIVDGARAILDKHLGRPPETFSWQGRTFSPRSFLLEALRLDPGAYVSCVSRMEQLGVAFHQPCLLDVRDNWRRKADYLNLPLDVFRATIDKALRAGYTVALGGDNSEPGVDGMMDAAIVPSWDIPGELIDQGSREFRIVSGQTGDDHGIHAVGLTTLGGRDWYLIKDSNRSSRLGAYEGYYMFDADYVALKMLTVMVHRDLLQGVGPAAQ
- a CDS encoding oligosaccharide flippase family protein, with product MTRGAGLWRDLGVLAAGQGAAQLLNLAALVLVARALGGHWFGVVQVAAAVSAYVLLAAEAGLFTLGVRDLARLAPLDHDSARDLVARRTGLLLLLALVLVLPACALLPWFGAPRQDPRLLWLYLAGVLPQALMADWVVLGLGRPAWAAAARTARSLATALFVLLLFGGVGAGEGAGLRLWAPLTYLAGFFAGNLVAAAGAARALGARPRWRRPTLTGSRADLAAATPIGAANLLRRVLFNVDLVVLGLLAAPVEAGRYAAASRLAFVLVTVTESSLGAVLPRLVRLRRLGLPAYRRGVRRAAASAALALGALAAAGVLIGGSLVRWLFGREFAGSATVFAVLVVGYAALSLALLLHESLVADDRQAAGLPPLAVGAALAAAAAA
- a CDS encoding saccharopine dehydrogenase C-terminal domain-containing protein: MRHLLLGAGLQGRAIAWDLLRHAAGVTGLTVVDLDRDALASLADWLDDPRLRTVAGDVTDPALLAPLLDEAAACTSAVNYWFNDDLTALAIAHRAHFVDLGGNNDVVAAQLARDPQARAAGVTVVPDCGLAPGLAGLLGHHLAVGLDACDALRLRVGGLPLHPRPPLDYMIVFSVQGLINEYIEPCLVLRDGEERTVPGLSELESLEFPPPFGRLEAFQTSGGASTLTRTLRGRVRDLDYKTIRYPGHRDRILPLHELGLTSSQPLRPVGAGGDVRPRDVLAACLELACPKNGPDVVLLRVEAEGTAGGRRVRRTLTIVDHEDPATGLTAMMRMTGFPAAIVADLLAHGEAAPGARPQELAIPAERVLAELARRGIHAPLVETPLD